In Pseudomonas alcaliphila JAB1, a single window of DNA contains:
- the ehuB gene encoding ectoine/hydroxyectoine ABC transporter substrate-binding protein EhuB, with protein MSSVIPSRFGRLALAVALITGFAAGAQASTLDKVKDSSSVRIGYANETPFAYTALDGSVTGESPEIVKKIFERMGVEKINPVLTEWGSLIPGLRASRFDLIAAGMYITPERCKQVLFTDPHYQLPDTLLVKTGNPKGLHSYEDIAKSGAKVAIMSGTVNLGYARNSGITDDQILQVPDTTAQLQAVRAGRADAAVGTQLTMKGLADKGGDSVEAIAEFKDDPAHTGYGALAFRPEDKELRDAVNAELKKWLGSEEHLATVKPFGFDQSNITDKTAAELCGQ; from the coding sequence ATGAGTAGCGTTATCCCCTCCCGCTTCGGCCGCCTCGCGCTGGCTGTCGCCCTGATCACCGGTTTCGCTGCCGGCGCCCAGGCCTCGACCCTGGACAAGGTCAAGGACAGCAGCAGCGTGCGCATCGGCTACGCCAACGAAACCCCCTTCGCCTACACCGCCCTCGATGGCAGCGTCACCGGCGAGTCGCCGGAGATCGTCAAGAAGATCTTCGAGCGCATGGGCGTCGAGAAGATCAACCCGGTGCTCACCGAATGGGGTTCGCTGATCCCCGGCCTGCGCGCCAGCCGCTTCGACCTGATCGCCGCCGGCATGTACATCACCCCCGAGCGCTGCAAGCAGGTGCTGTTCACCGACCCGCACTACCAGTTGCCCGATACCCTGCTGGTGAAAACCGGCAACCCAAAGGGCCTGCACAGCTACGAAGACATCGCCAAGAGCGGTGCCAAGGTGGCGATCATGTCCGGCACGGTGAACCTGGGTTATGCCCGTAATTCCGGTATTACCGACGATCAGATCCTCCAGGTGCCGGACACCACCGCGCAGCTGCAGGCCGTGCGCGCCGGTCGTGCCGATGCCGCCGTCGGCACCCAGCTGACCATGAAAGGCCTGGCCGACAAGGGTGGCGACAGCGTCGAAGCCATCGCCGAATTCAAGGACGACCCGGCTCACACCGGCTATGGCGCCCTGGCCTTCCGCCCGGAAGACAAGGAGCTGCGCGATGCAGTGAATGCCGAGCTGAAAAAGTGGCTGGGCAGCGAAGAGCATCTGGCCACGGTCAAGCCCTTCGGTTTCGACCAGTCCAACATCACCGATAAGACCGCCGCCGAACTCTGCGGCCAGTAA
- a CDS encoding PLP-dependent aminotransferase family protein, translating to MHNWKKALANARPGESKYKLLVQAVAADIEQGTLIDGQRLPPQRQVSDALGISVQTVTNAYKELERQGRVRCEVGRGSFVSRRTSERVATSMLDQTEQALMDFSNARILHTDAHDRLWRQTCLELAQEPDQPWIHAFRPIAGMQHQRESAVRWLARLGMDVGIEDVLLTSGAAHGIFLALATLAGPDDVVLCEGLTDHGAIGSSQVLGFTLKGLEMDRYGLNPEHFEDMCGNERITALVCTPNLNNPTSALMPDERRREIAEIARRYGVYIIEDDVYGPLLAGQQSTRPLSHYAPELSFYCTSMTKSVLTGLRIGYLVMPKRLALRTESILRVNSWMAPSLLGEIATRWIDSGEAEDLVQLQRQLLANRQALVEQELGEHLIGNHPYSLNSWLRVPEGWETDGLLRELRRRNVALTLPDPFVPPGMPRPRAVRLCVGAECSEAKMRQGVQIVRDVFEQYPKVHDF from the coding sequence ATGCACAACTGGAAGAAGGCCCTGGCTAACGCTCGCCCGGGCGAATCAAAGTACAAACTACTGGTCCAGGCAGTCGCCGCCGATATCGAACAGGGTACCCTGATCGATGGCCAGCGGCTGCCACCGCAACGTCAGGTCTCCGATGCGCTGGGTATCAGCGTGCAGACCGTGACCAACGCCTATAAGGAGCTGGAGCGCCAGGGCCGTGTGCGCTGCGAAGTGGGCCGTGGCAGTTTCGTTTCGCGGCGCACCAGCGAGCGGGTGGCCACCAGCATGCTCGATCAAACCGAGCAGGCGCTGATGGACTTTTCCAACGCGCGCATCCTGCACACCGATGCCCACGACCGCCTGTGGCGACAGACCTGTCTGGAGCTGGCGCAGGAGCCGGATCAGCCGTGGATTCACGCCTTTCGCCCGATAGCCGGCATGCAGCACCAGCGCGAGTCGGCAGTGCGCTGGCTGGCGCGTCTGGGCATGGATGTGGGCATCGAGGACGTGCTGCTGACCAGCGGCGCTGCCCACGGTATTTTCCTCGCCTTGGCCACCCTGGCTGGCCCGGATGACGTGGTGCTCTGCGAAGGCCTGACCGACCACGGCGCCATCGGTAGCTCGCAGGTGCTCGGCTTCACCCTCAAGGGCCTGGAGATGGATCGCTACGGGCTGAACCCCGAACACTTCGAGGACATGTGCGGCAATGAGCGCATTACCGCGCTGGTCTGTACGCCCAATCTGAACAATCCCACCAGCGCGCTGATGCCCGACGAGCGCCGCCGCGAGATCGCCGAGATCGCCCGTCGCTATGGCGTGTACATCATCGAGGACGACGTCTACGGCCCGCTGCTGGCCGGCCAGCAAAGCACGCGGCCGCTCAGCCATTACGCGCCTGAGCTGTCGTTCTACTGCACCAGCATGACCAAGTCGGTGCTCACCGGCCTGCGCATCGGTTATCTGGTGATGCCCAAGCGCCTGGCCCTGCGCACCGAGAGCATCCTGCGGGTCAACAGCTGGATGGCGCCGTCGCTGCTCGGTGAGATCGCCACGCGCTGGATCGACTCCGGTGAGGCCGAGGACCTGGTGCAACTGCAGCGGCAATTGCTGGCCAACCGGCAGGCGCTGGTGGAGCAGGAGCTGGGCGAGCACCTGATCGGCAATCACCCCTATTCGCTCAACAGCTGGCTGCGCGTGCCGGAAGGCTGGGAAACCGACGGCCTGCTGCGCGAACTGCGCCGGCGCAACGTTGCGCTGACCCTGCCTGACCCCTTCGTTCCGCCCGGCATGCCACGGCCGCGGGCGGTGCGCCTGTGCGTCGGCGCCGAATGCAGCGAGGCGAAGATGCGCCAGGGCGTGCAGATCGTGCGTGACGTGTTCGAGCAGTACCCGAAGGTGCATGATTTTTAG
- a CDS encoding Lrp/AsnC family transcriptional regulator: MHKLDRYDLKILRILSEDGRITKSALAEAINLSVTPAWERVRKLESAGLIKGYRAQIDWAALFRSQQVLVEITLARHTAQDMRRFEQRLSEAPEVGFCYATGGGVDYIAMIRARDIDHYQRFIDQLLLEDLGIERYFTYIVTKTIKADTAGAPAELDD, from the coding sequence ATGCACAAGCTCGACCGCTATGACCTGAAGATCCTGCGCATCCTTTCCGAGGATGGGCGGATCACCAAGTCGGCTCTGGCCGAGGCGATCAACCTCTCGGTGACGCCGGCCTGGGAGCGGGTGCGCAAGCTGGAAAGTGCCGGGTTGATCAAGGGCTACCGCGCGCAGATCGACTGGGCAGCGCTGTTTCGCAGCCAGCAGGTGCTGGTGGAAATCACCCTGGCCCGTCACACCGCGCAGGACATGCGCCGCTTCGAGCAGCGCCTGAGCGAGGCGCCGGAGGTAGGCTTCTGCTACGCCACCGGCGGCGGCGTCGACTACATCGCGATGATCCGCGCCCGCGACATCGACCACTACCAGCGCTTCATCGACCAACTGCTGCTGGAAGACCTCGGTATCGAGCGCTATTTCACCTACATCGTCACCAAGACCATCAAGGCGGACACGGCAGGTGCGCCCGCAGAACTGGACGACTAA
- a CDS encoding NAD-dependent succinate-semialdehyde dehydrogenase, which translates to MPLDHPLLFKSLCYVDGHWLHSDDGASIAVHNPADQSVIGHVPMLGEKQITAAVDAAQRAFADWREQSLETRAALLRRWAELILQHQEDLARILSQEQGKPLAEARGEIRYAASFIPWFAEEARRLYGQTIPSHIPGAQLGTLKEPVGVCALLTPWNFPSAMITRKAAAALAAGCTVVVKPAHETPYSAFALAQLAEEAGLPVGVFNVVLGEPQMAMETLVKDVRVRSVSFTGSTRVGKLVLQAAAEDVKKVALELGGNAPLIVCADADLDHAVQVALDAKFQTSGQDCCAANRILVERPVYEEFLRRFAKAVRGLRVGPGQDERNQIGPLMHQAALDVTAARVADAIEQGARLLAGGEPHALGGWFWQPTLLADVTDSMRIYREENFAPIAGVRAFDNLDEVVTMANDTEYGLAAYICSNRVDVVHPLIRRLDHAMVAVNGTKFTGHPIPFGGMKASGLGREGGTEGFEPFVETKYFCIHHQGQRYS; encoded by the coding sequence ATGCCCCTCGACCATCCCCTGTTGTTCAAATCGCTGTGCTATGTCGACGGTCACTGGCTGCACAGTGACGATGGCGCCAGCATCGCCGTGCACAACCCGGCCGATCAGAGCGTGATCGGCCATGTGCCGATGCTCGGTGAGAAGCAGATCACCGCCGCGGTGGACGCCGCTCAGCGCGCCTTCGCCGACTGGCGCGAGCAGAGCCTGGAAACCCGCGCGGCGCTGCTGCGGCGCTGGGCCGAACTGATCCTGCAGCATCAGGAAGACCTGGCGCGCATTCTCAGCCAGGAACAGGGCAAGCCGTTGGCCGAAGCCCGTGGCGAGATCCGCTACGCCGCCAGCTTTATCCCCTGGTTCGCCGAGGAGGCGCGCCGGCTCTATGGCCAGACCATTCCCAGCCATATTCCCGGTGCCCAGCTCGGTACGCTGAAGGAGCCGGTCGGCGTTTGCGCCCTGCTCACACCCTGGAATTTCCCCAGTGCGATGATCACCCGCAAGGCGGCTGCGGCCCTGGCCGCCGGTTGCACCGTGGTGGTCAAGCCGGCGCACGAGACGCCCTATTCCGCCTTTGCCCTGGCGCAATTGGCCGAGGAAGCCGGGCTGCCCGTCGGCGTGTTCAACGTGGTGCTGGGCGAACCGCAGATGGCCATGGAAACCCTGGTCAAGGACGTGCGGGTGCGTTCTGTGAGCTTCACCGGCTCGACCCGTGTGGGCAAGCTGGTGCTGCAGGCCGCCGCCGAGGACGTGAAGAAAGTGGCGCTGGAATTGGGCGGCAACGCGCCGCTGATCGTTTGCGCCGATGCAGACCTGGATCACGCCGTGCAGGTGGCGCTGGATGCCAAGTTCCAGACTTCCGGCCAGGACTGCTGTGCTGCCAACCGCATTCTGGTCGAGCGCCCTGTTTATGAAGAATTTCTACGGCGCTTCGCCAAGGCCGTGCGTGGCCTGCGTGTCGGCCCCGGCCAGGATGAGCGCAATCAGATCGGTCCGCTGATGCACCAGGCGGCGCTGGACGTGACGGCCGCCCGGGTCGCCGATGCCATCGAACAGGGCGCGCGCCTGCTGGCCGGTGGTGAGCCGCATGCGCTGGGCGGCTGGTTCTGGCAGCCGACGCTGTTGGCCGACGTTACCGACAGCATGCGCATCTACCGCGAGGAGAACTTCGCCCCCATCGCCGGCGTGCGCGCCTTCGACAACCTGGACGAGGTTGTGACCATGGCCAACGACACCGAATACGGTCTGGCCGCCTACATTTGTTCCAACCGCGTGGACGTCGTCCACCCGCTGATCCGCCGCCTCGACCACGCCATGGTCGCGGTCAACGGCACCAAGTTCACCGGCCACCCGATCCCCTTCGGTGGCATGAAAGCCTCAGGCCTCGGCCGTGAGGGCGGCACGGAAGGCTTCGAGCCCTTCGTCGAAACCAAGTACTTCTGCATTCATCACCAGGGTCAGCGTTACTCCTGA
- the eutB gene encoding hydroxyectoine utilization dehydratase EutB, with protein sequence MSSIPFDDLLQARQRIAGLVRQTPLEHSPSLSRLAGVPVWLKLESQQATGSFKLRGASNAVALLDAEQKRLGVVTASTGNHGRALAFAASQQGVKAIVCLSELVPQNKVRAIRELGAEVVISGRSQDDAQLEALRIAGEQGAAFIPPFDHPHVIAGQGSLGLEILEQCPDVCEVLVPLSGGGLFAGVALAIKAASPAIRTHGISMQLGAAMHASLEAGEPVEVEELPTLADSLGGGIGLDNRFTYSITRELCDQVHLLDEASIARGIRHAYREERLVVEGAAAVGIAALLDGLIEPRGPVVVVISGRNIDIDQHLRVLNGADA encoded by the coding sequence ATGTCTTCCATCCCCTTCGATGACCTGCTCCAGGCTCGCCAGCGTATCGCCGGCCTGGTGCGTCAGACGCCGCTGGAGCACTCACCGAGCCTGAGTCGCCTGGCCGGTGTGCCGGTGTGGTTGAAGCTGGAGTCGCAGCAGGCCACCGGCAGCTTCAAGCTGCGCGGCGCGAGCAATGCGGTGGCGCTGCTGGATGCCGAGCAGAAACGCCTTGGCGTGGTCACTGCCTCCACCGGCAACCATGGCCGTGCCCTTGCCTTCGCCGCCTCGCAGCAGGGCGTGAAGGCCATCGTCTGCCTTTCCGAGCTGGTGCCGCAGAACAAGGTGCGCGCCATTCGCGAGTTGGGCGCCGAGGTGGTGATCAGCGGCCGCAGCCAGGACGACGCCCAGCTCGAAGCCCTGCGCATCGCCGGCGAGCAGGGCGCCGCATTTATCCCGCCGTTCGACCATCCGCACGTGATCGCCGGCCAGGGCAGCCTGGGCCTGGAGATTCTCGAGCAGTGCCCGGACGTCTGCGAAGTGCTGGTGCCGCTGTCCGGCGGCGGCCTGTTCGCCGGCGTGGCGCTGGCGATCAAGGCGGCCAGCCCGGCCATTCGCACCCATGGCATCAGCATGCAACTGGGTGCGGCGATGCACGCCAGCCTCGAGGCCGGCGAACCGGTCGAGGTGGAAGAACTGCCGACCCTGGCCGACTCGCTCGGCGGCGGCATCGGCCTGGACAACCGCTTCACCTATTCCATCACGCGCGAGCTGTGCGACCAGGTTCACCTGCTCGACGAAGCTTCCATCGCCCGCGGCATTCGCCACGCCTACCGCGAGGAGCGGCTGGTGGTCGAAGGCGCTGCCGCGGTCGGTATCGCCGCCCTGCTCGACGGCCTGATCGAGCCGCGTGGCCCGGTGGTGGTGGTGATCAGCGGCCGCAATATCGATATCGACCAGCACCTGCGGGTGCTCAACGGCGCCGACGCCTGA
- the doeB gene encoding N(2)-acetyl-L-2,4-diaminobutanoate deacetylase DoeB: MTQLRDNPISPTVDFDRDGVQHGFLKLPYSRDDSAWGAVMIPVTVVKNGSGPTALLTGGNHGDEYEGPLALSKLAQHLRAEDVTGRVIIVPFMNTPAVQAGTRTSPIDKGNLNRSFPGKPDGTVTQKIADYFQRTLLPMADVVLDIHSGGKTLDFLPFAACHVQPDKAQDAACAAGMRAFAAPYCMRMLELDAVGMYDTAAEEQGKVFVTTELGGGGSSTAKSLAIAERGVRNLLIHFGLLQGEIEAGESVMLDMPDGDCFVASEDDGLLEMCRDLGDTVEKGEVIARVHSARRTGAPAAEYRAKRSGLLAARHFPGLVKSGDTLAVIAEVVG, encoded by the coding sequence ATGACCCAACTGCGCGACAACCCCATCAGCCCCACGGTCGACTTTGATCGTGATGGCGTGCAACACGGCTTTCTCAAGCTGCCCTATTCCCGCGACGACTCGGCCTGGGGCGCGGTGATGATCCCGGTGACCGTGGTGAAGAACGGCAGCGGCCCCACCGCGCTGCTTACCGGCGGCAACCACGGTGACGAGTACGAAGGCCCGCTGGCGCTGAGCAAGCTGGCCCAGCACCTGCGCGCCGAGGACGTCACTGGCCGGGTGATCATCGTGCCGTTCATGAACACCCCGGCGGTGCAGGCTGGCACCCGCACCTCGCCCATCGACAAGGGCAATCTCAACCGCAGCTTTCCCGGCAAGCCGGACGGCACGGTGACGCAGAAGATCGCCGACTACTTCCAGCGCACCCTGCTGCCCATGGCCGACGTGGTGCTGGACATCCACTCCGGTGGCAAGACCCTGGATTTCCTGCCCTTCGCAGCCTGCCACGTGCAGCCCGACAAGGCGCAGGACGCCGCTTGCGCCGCCGGCATGCGCGCCTTCGCCGCGCCCTACTGCATGCGCATGCTGGAGCTGGACGCAGTGGGCATGTACGACACCGCCGCCGAGGAACAGGGCAAGGTGTTCGTCACCACCGAACTGGGTGGTGGCGGCAGCAGCACGGCGAAAAGCCTGGCCATCGCCGAGCGCGGCGTGCGCAACCTGCTGATCCACTTCGGCCTGCTACAGGGTGAGATCGAGGCCGGCGAGTCGGTGATGCTAGATATGCCCGACGGCGACTGCTTCGTCGCCAGCGAAGACGATGGCCTGCTGGAGATGTGCCGCGACCTCGGCGATACGGTGGAAAAGGGTGAGGTGATCGCCCGCGTACACAGCGCCCGCCGCACCGGCGCGCCGGCTGCCGAATACCGCGCCAAACGCAGTGGCTTGCTCGCAGCCCGGCATTTTCCGGGGCTGGTGAAAAGTGGTGATACCCTTGCGGTCATCGCCGAGGTGGTGGGTTGA
- a CDS encoding 7-cyano-7-deazaguanine/7-aminomethyl-7-deazaguanine transporter: protein MTLIPASVSRPVLAGLIAFHILIIIASNYLVQLPITLFGWHTTWGAFSFPFIFLATDLTVRLIGKHAARVVIARVMLPALLASYVVSVLFHEGAFGGLMALGEFNLFVFRIAVASFLAYAFGQLLDIQVFDRLRQMRQWWVAPTASTILGNLLDTFLFFSVAFWRSDDPFMAANWVEIATVDYVIKLAISLILFVPLYGMLLSAIVRALPQRTATA from the coding sequence ATGACCCTGATTCCTGCGTCGGTCAGTCGGCCCGTGCTGGCCGGCCTGATCGCCTTCCATATCCTCATCATCATCGCCAGCAACTACCTGGTGCAGCTGCCGATCACCCTGTTCGGCTGGCATACCACCTGGGGTGCGTTCAGCTTTCCGTTCATCTTCCTGGCCACTGACCTCACCGTGCGTCTGATCGGCAAGCATGCCGCACGGGTGGTGATCGCCCGGGTGATGCTGCCGGCGCTGCTCGCCTCCTACGTGGTGTCGGTGCTGTTCCACGAAGGCGCCTTCGGCGGCCTGATGGCGCTGGGAGAATTCAACCTGTTCGTCTTCCGTATCGCCGTGGCCAGTTTCCTGGCCTACGCCTTCGGCCAGTTGCTCGATATCCAGGTGTTCGACCGTTTGCGCCAGATGCGCCAGTGGTGGGTCGCGCCGACGGCCTCGACCATCCTCGGCAACCTGCTCGATACCTTCCTGTTCTTCTCGGTGGCCTTCTGGCGCAGCGACGATCCGTTCATGGCGGCCAACTGGGTGGAGATCGCCACGGTGGACTACGTGATCAAGCTGGCCATCAGCCTGATCCTCTTCGTGCCGCTGTACGGCATGCTGCTCAGTGCCATCGTGCGGGCGTTGCCGCAGCGTACCGCCACAGCCTGA
- a CDS encoding C40 family peptidase, with protein MSLCLGGALLLGICTQASATFRIHTIPATAPAAAPKPASEVIDRALGALGTPYRWGGTSLRHGFDCSGLVQYAFKTQDDLDLPRTSRALSRLDAPSVKRSDLQPGDLLFFRIRSRSVDHVAIYIGEGRFVHAPRRGTKVRIDRLNNSYWQRHFQLAKRVVPEA; from the coding sequence ATGTCACTTTGCCTGGGAGGCGCTCTTTTACTGGGAATTTGTACCCAAGCCTCCGCCACCTTTCGCATTCACACCATTCCTGCCACTGCGCCAGCGGCCGCGCCCAAACCGGCCAGCGAAGTGATCGACCGCGCCCTCGGTGCACTGGGCACGCCTTACCGCTGGGGCGGTACCAGCCTGCGTCACGGCTTCGATTGCAGCGGCCTGGTGCAATACGCCTTCAAGACTCAGGACGACCTCGACCTGCCACGCACCTCGCGCGCACTGTCACGCCTGGACGCGCCCTCGGTGAAACGCAGCGACCTGCAGCCCGGCGATCTGCTGTTTTTCCGCATTCGCAGCCGCTCGGTGGATCACGTGGCCATCTACATCGGTGAGGGCCGCTTCGTCCACGCGCCACGGCGCGGCACCAAGGTGCGCATCGACCGCCTCAACAATTCGTACTGGCAGCGGCATTTCCAGTTGGCCAAGCGGGTGGTGCCGGAGGCCTGA
- the eutC gene encoding ectoine utilization protein EutC translates to MAKTLILNQADLRGCVGLDTDSLEVVENAFRLLATAAVAMPPILRLDVPEHNGEVDVKTAYLPGVAHFAIKVSPGFFDNPKLGLPSLNGLMMLFSVQTGLADALLLDNGYLTAVRTAAAGAIAAKWLAREDAKVVAILGAGEQARLQLQALRLVREVREVRIWARDPAKAQAMAAELDDARAVDSVDAALDGADIAITTTPSREPLIEPQHLRPGLHITAMGSDAEHKNEIAPAVLARVDAYVADRLSQTRVLGELNHAIAAGLVAADADFAELGQVIAGQRPGRTANDQITLCDLTGTGAQDTAIASLAYQRAVAAGKGLSFDS, encoded by the coding sequence ATGGCCAAGACCCTGATACTCAACCAGGCCGATTTGCGCGGGTGCGTCGGCCTCGACACCGACAGCCTCGAGGTGGTGGAAAACGCCTTTCGCCTGCTGGCCACCGCTGCGGTGGCGATGCCGCCGATCCTGCGTCTGGACGTGCCCGAGCATAACGGCGAGGTGGACGTGAAGACCGCCTACCTGCCCGGCGTGGCGCACTTCGCGATCAAGGTCAGTCCCGGTTTCTTCGACAACCCCAAGCTTGGCCTGCCCAGCCTCAACGGCCTGATGATGCTGTTCTCGGTACAGACCGGTCTGGCCGATGCGCTGCTGCTGGATAACGGCTACCTCACCGCCGTGCGCACCGCCGCCGCTGGCGCCATCGCCGCCAAATGGCTGGCCCGTGAAGACGCCAAGGTGGTCGCCATCCTCGGTGCTGGTGAGCAGGCGCGCTTGCAGCTGCAGGCGCTGCGCCTGGTGCGTGAGGTGCGCGAGGTGCGTATCTGGGCGCGTGATCCCGCCAAGGCCCAGGCCATGGCCGCCGAGCTGGACGATGCGCGCGCGGTGGACAGCGTCGACGCGGCGCTGGATGGCGCCGATATCGCCATCACCACCACGCCGAGTCGCGAGCCACTGATCGAGCCGCAGCATCTGCGTCCGGGCCTGCATATCACCGCGATGGGCTCGGATGCCGAGCACAAGAACGAGATCGCCCCGGCCGTGCTGGCGCGGGTCGATGCCTATGTCGCCGACCGTCTGAGCCAGACCCGCGTATTGGGCGAGCTCAATCACGCCATCGCCGCCGGCCTGGTTGCCGCAGACGCTGATTTCGCCGAACTCGGCCAGGTCATCGCCGGTCAGCGCCCCGGTCGCACCGCCAATGACCAGATCACCCTGTGCGACCTGACCGGCACCGGTGCCCAGGACACCGCCATCGCCAGCCTTGCCTATCAGCGCGCCGTCGCGGCCGGTAAAGGCCTCAGTTTCGACTCCTGA
- the doeA gene encoding ectoine hydrolase DoeA (DoeA (degradation of ectoine A) is also called EutD (ectoine utilization D).) — MSEIVVNLPFSREEYAQRLAKTRSAMQARGIELLIVTDPSNMAWLTGYDGWSFYVHQCVLLALDGEPVWYGRGQDANGAKRTVFMQQGNIVGYPDHYVQSTERHPMDYLSKEVIAARGWDKLTIGVELDNYYFSAAAYGSLQRNLPNARFVDSTALVNWQRAIKSPTEIGYMRIAAKIVEQMHAAIFDKIEPGLRKNELVAEIYRTGILGADGHGGDYPAIVPLLPTGADASAPHLTWDDSPMISGAGTFFEIAGCYKRYHCPLSRTIYLGKPPQHFLDGEKAVVEGIAAGLEAAKPGNTTGDIARAFFKVLEKFGIHKDSRCGYPIGISYPPDWGERTMSLRPSDESVLQPGMTFHFMPGLWLDDWGLEITESILITDSGVETLCDVPRKLFVKD; from the coding sequence ATGTCCGAAATCGTCGTCAACCTCCCCTTCAGCCGGGAGGAATATGCCCAGCGCCTGGCCAAGACGCGTAGCGCCATGCAGGCCAGGGGCATCGAACTGCTGATCGTCACCGACCCATCCAACATGGCCTGGCTCACCGGCTATGACGGCTGGTCGTTCTACGTGCACCAGTGCGTACTGCTGGCGCTCGATGGCGAGCCGGTCTGGTATGGCCGCGGCCAGGACGCCAACGGCGCCAAGCGCACGGTGTTCATGCAGCAGGGCAATATCGTCGGCTACCCCGATCACTACGTGCAGTCCACCGAGCGCCACCCGATGGACTACCTGTCCAAGGAGGTCATCGCCGCCCGTGGCTGGGACAAGCTCACCATCGGCGTCGAGCTGGACAACTACTACTTCAGCGCCGCCGCCTATGGCTCGCTGCAGCGAAATCTGCCCAACGCGCGCTTCGTCGATTCGACTGCGTTGGTCAACTGGCAGCGGGCGATCAAGTCGCCTACCGAGATTGGCTACATGCGCATCGCGGCGAAGATCGTCGAGCAGATGCACGCGGCGATCTTCGACAAGATCGAGCCGGGCCTGCGCAAGAACGAGCTGGTGGCCGAGATCTACCGCACCGGCATCCTCGGTGCCGACGGCCATGGCGGCGACTACCCGGCCATCGTCCCGTTGCTGCCCACCGGCGCCGATGCCAGCGCGCCGCACCTGACCTGGGACGACTCGCCGATGATCAGCGGCGCCGGCACCTTCTTCGAGATTGCCGGTTGCTACAAGCGTTACCACTGCCCGCTGTCGCGCACCATCTACCTGGGCAAGCCGCCGCAGCATTTCCTCGACGGCGAGAAGGCCGTGGTCGAAGGCATCGCCGCCGGCCTGGAGGCTGCAAAACCGGGCAATACCACCGGCGATATCGCCCGCGCCTTCTTCAAGGTGCTGGAGAAGTTCGGTATCCACAAGGACAGCCGCTGCGGCTACCCCATCGGTATCAGTTATCCGCCGGACTGGGGCGAGCGCACCATGAGCCTGCGCCCGAGCGACGAAAGCGTGCTACAGCCGGGGATGACCTTTCACTTCATGCCGGGCCTGTGGCTGGACGACTGGGGCCTGGAAATCACTGAGTCGATCCTGATCACCGACAGCGGCGTGGAAACCCTCTGCGACGTGCCGCGCAAACTGTTCGTGAAGGACTGA